In one Candidatus Limnocylindrales bacterium genomic region, the following are encoded:
- a CDS encoding ankyrin repeat domain-containing protein gives MLSWAFVAAAMLVPLTASAATKPAKEMPAPKPEEISEVKAILRSADLLVACEDGNTDKVRQLLKEGVDPNASRTSGANALLYATAGRHSEIVSLLLDAKADPNRTSAGLSPLFLASENGDIDTVKLLLRAGANVNLKLHAVDEDLKPREGDTALIAAASSTGTAAVVKALLGAGADIDEAADNGKTAVMQAVASGNSGVLRALLEARPKLSARMTDEDSDFDALTLAVGKSNPDMVGMLIDAGADPRVKMDDEVTLLEFAILSEQPVVASKLRKAGIPEPSAERIAALRKAATETGPEH, from the coding sequence ATGCTGAGCTGGGCGTTCGTCGCAGCGGCGATGCTCGTGCCCCTCACCGCATCGGCCGCGACCAAGCCAGCGAAGGAAATGCCGGCGCCGAAGCCCGAGGAGATCTCGGAGGTCAAAGCGATCCTCCGCAGCGCCGACCTGCTGGTGGCCTGCGAGGACGGCAATACCGACAAGGTCCGGCAGCTGCTCAAGGAAGGCGTCGATCCGAACGCGTCGCGAACATCGGGAGCCAACGCGCTGCTCTATGCGACCGCCGGGCGCCACAGCGAGATCGTCTCGCTGCTTCTCGACGCGAAGGCCGATCCGAACCGCACGAGCGCGGGCCTGTCTCCGCTGTTCCTCGCCTCCGAGAACGGTGACATCGATACCGTCAAGCTGCTGCTTCGCGCGGGAGCGAACGTGAACCTGAAGCTGCATGCCGTCGACGAGGACCTGAAACCGCGCGAAGGCGATACCGCACTGATCGCCGCCGCGTCGTCGACCGGAACGGCGGCCGTCGTCAAAGCGCTTCTCGGCGCCGGCGCCGATATCGACGAGGCCGCCGACAACGGCAAGACCGCCGTCATGCAGGCCGTCGCTTCCGGAAACTCCGGCGTGCTGCGCGCGCTTCTCGAAGCCAGACCGAAACTGTCGGCACGCATGACCGACGAGGATTCCGATTTCGATGCGCTGACTCTCGCGGTCGGCAAGAGCAATCCCGACATGGTCGGCATGCTGATCGATGCCGGCGCCGACCCGCGGGTGAAGATGGACGACGAAGTCACGCTCCTCGAATTCGCCATCCTGAGCGAGCAGCCGGTGGTTGCATCGAAGCTTCGCAAGGCCGGGATTCCCGAGCCGAGCGCCGAGCGCATCGCGGCGCTGCGCAAGGCCGCAACCGAGACCGGTCCCGAGCATTGA
- a CDS encoding aldo/keto reductase, producing MVTRAGSIDKAPFGRTGHDSSRVIFGAAALFSMRQERADRLLELLLERGVNHIDTAADYGDSELRIAPWMTRHRRDFFLATKTGARTKSGARESIHRSLERLGACHVDLIQLHNLVAEHDWEVAMGPGGALEALIDARSEGLVRFLGVTGHGYSVARQHIRSLERFAFDSVLVPYNASMMRQPAYAADFEALIDICFARGVAVQTIKSIARRRWGDGSDAPHFSWYEPLTDPDAIRRGVHFALSRPGFFLNSSSDGRLLPLILDAAALPASEPTAAEIDFDIAEHAIEPLFPAGVDDI from the coding sequence GTGGTCACTCGCGCCGGCAGCATCGACAAGGCACCGTTCGGACGCACCGGACACGACTCGAGCCGCGTGATCTTCGGCGCCGCCGCGCTGTTCTCGATGCGCCAGGAGCGCGCCGACCGCCTGCTCGAGCTGCTCCTCGAGCGCGGCGTCAACCACATCGACACCGCTGCCGACTACGGCGATTCCGAGCTTCGCATCGCGCCGTGGATGACGAGGCACCGCAGGGACTTCTTCCTTGCGACCAAGACCGGCGCCCGCACGAAAAGCGGCGCGCGCGAAAGCATTCATCGCTCGCTCGAACGACTCGGCGCCTGCCACGTCGACCTGATCCAGCTTCACAACCTCGTTGCCGAACACGACTGGGAAGTCGCGATGGGGCCGGGCGGCGCGCTCGAAGCGCTCATCGATGCGCGAAGCGAAGGCCTGGTGCGCTTCCTCGGCGTGACGGGGCACGGATACTCGGTCGCCCGCCAGCACATCCGCAGCCTCGAGCGCTTCGCGTTCGACAGCGTGCTCGTCCCCTACAATGCGTCGATGATGCGGCAGCCGGCCTACGCCGCCGACTTCGAGGCGCTCATCGACATCTGCTTCGCGCGCGGAGTGGCCGTGCAGACGATCAAGTCCATCGCGCGGCGGCGGTGGGGAGACGGCAGCGATGCGCCGCACTTCAGCTGGTACGAGCCGCTGACCGATCCGGACGCCATCCGTCGTGGCGTGCACTTCGCGCTGTCGCGTCCCGGGTTTTTCCTGAACTCGTCGAGCGACGGCCGGCTGCTGCCGCTCATCCTCGATGCCGCCGCGCTGCCGGCGAGCGAACCCACTGCGGCGGAGATCGATTTCGACATCGCCGAGCATGCAATCGAGCCGCTGTTCCCGGCCGGAGTCGACGACATCTGA
- a CDS encoding sigma-70 family RNA polymerase sigma factor, with the protein MPAILENASDEDLMLSWQRGDPSAFDILYRRYRGSLYRFLVRQAGGEAAADELYQDVWMTLVRSRDRWTPVATLKSYLYRIAHSRLVDHYRSRGRRSHPLDVSLDAENAPELADECEIASEAHRGTAEAVRHCLDGLPPAQREAFLLKEESGLALGEIAAVTGAEAETVKSRVRYAIAKLRRCLEGWL; encoded by the coding sequence ATGCCCGCGATCCTCGAAAACGCGTCCGACGAAGACCTGATGCTCTCGTGGCAGCGCGGAGATCCGTCGGCATTCGATATCCTGTACAGGCGCTACCGCGGATCGCTCTACCGCTTCCTCGTTCGCCAGGCGGGCGGCGAAGCAGCGGCCGACGAGCTCTACCAGGACGTATGGATGACGCTCGTGCGCAGCCGCGACCGCTGGACTCCGGTCGCGACGCTGAAAAGCTACCTCTACCGCATCGCGCATTCGCGGCTCGTCGACCACTATCGCAGCCGCGGGCGTCGCAGCCATCCTCTCGATGTATCGCTCGATGCGGAGAATGCACCGGAGCTTGCCGACGAATGCGAAATCGCGTCCGAAGCTCACCGCGGAACGGCCGAAGCCGTGCGCCACTGCCTCGACGGCCTTCCGCCCGCGCAGCGCGAAGCGTTCCTGCTGAAGGAAGAATCCGGGCTCGCGCTCGGCGAGATTGCCGCGGTGACCGGCGCCGAGGCTGAAACCGTCAAGAGCCGCGTGCGCTACGCAATCGCGAAGCTGAGACGCTGCCTGGAGGGATGGCTGTGA
- the cofC gene encoding 2-phospho-L-lactate guanylyltransferase encodes MNAALIPVRSIAGAKKRLAGCLDDARRETLALAMLEDMISALTAATRLDRIVVVSSDTDLLRHARRCGAEALAEGPARGLNAAVGFAAAELEKQGVRRLLVIPGDVPLLDPFEIDALFEVDAERYPVIVVPSASATGTNGLVLSLPAGIDFRFEGESLAAYRTECRARTLEMLILGLDGFAVDVDTPADLATLPHRSGYRTCELVAEWRDALGADALDGESPASGGAVIVATED; translated from the coding sequence GTGAATGCGGCCCTGATTCCGGTACGTTCGATTGCCGGCGCCAAAAAGCGCCTTGCCGGCTGCCTCGACGACGCGCGTCGCGAAACGCTCGCGCTCGCGATGCTCGAAGACATGATCAGCGCGCTGACGGCCGCGACTCGCCTCGACCGCATCGTGGTCGTCAGCTCGGATACGGACCTGCTTCGCCATGCGCGTCGATGCGGAGCCGAAGCACTCGCGGAAGGCCCTGCGCGAGGCCTGAACGCCGCCGTCGGGTTCGCCGCCGCCGAGCTCGAAAAACAGGGCGTCCGCCGCCTTCTCGTGATTCCGGGCGACGTTCCGCTGCTCGATCCGTTCGAGATCGATGCGCTCTTCGAAGTCGATGCCGAGCGCTATCCGGTGATCGTGGTGCCGTCGGCTTCGGCGACCGGCACCAACGGGCTCGTGCTCAGCCTTCCGGCCGGAATCGATTTCCGCTTCGAAGGCGAAAGCCTTGCCGCCTATCGCACCGAATGCCGCGCGCGCACGCTGGAGATGCTGATCCTCGGGCTCGACGGGTTTGCCGTCGACGTCGATACGCCGGCGGACCTGGCGACGCTTCCGCATCGAAGCGGGTATCGCACGTGCGAGCTGGTGGCGGAGTGGCGGGACGCGCTCGGAGCAGATGCACTCGACGGGGAAAGCCCGGCGTCCGGCGGTGCGGTCATCGTCGCAACGGAAGACTGA
- the rsmD gene encoding 16S rRNA (guanine(966)-N(2))-methyltransferase RsmD, whose protein sequence is MRIIGGTFGGRRLRAVEGHRTRPTSDRVREALFSRIEARYGLEGSSVLDVFAGTGALAIEALSRGASRAVCIEMERRALETLRRNLRDLDLTAKARVIGEDFRKVLARLKSFDGVFIDPPYGKGLAGDALAAVASLGLVKQGGWVTVEVGRREDTDERVEGQGLVLRRVREDSYGDTKLALYEAEAAATQDEREEQDGSRQAPAEVER, encoded by the coding sequence ATGCGAATTATCGGCGGAACCTTCGGCGGCCGCCGTCTGCGGGCGGTCGAAGGGCATCGGACGAGGCCCACCAGCGATCGCGTTCGCGAAGCACTGTTCAGTCGCATCGAGGCGCGCTACGGCCTGGAAGGCTCGTCGGTGCTCGATGTGTTCGCAGGCACCGGGGCGCTTGCCATCGAGGCGCTCAGTCGCGGAGCATCGCGCGCGGTCTGCATCGAGATGGAGCGCCGGGCGCTCGAGACCTTGCGGCGAAACCTGCGCGACCTCGACCTGACGGCGAAGGCCCGGGTCATCGGCGAGGACTTTCGCAAAGTGCTCGCGAGGCTGAAAAGCTTCGACGGCGTGTTCATCGATCCGCCGTACGGCAAAGGCCTCGCCGGCGATGCACTGGCGGCGGTGGCATCGCTCGGGCTTGTAAAGCAGGGCGGCTGGGTCACGGTCGAGGTCGGACGCCGCGAAGATACCGACGAGCGCGTCGAGGGGCAGGGACTGGTGCTGCGGCGGGTACGCGAGGATTCGTACGGCGATACGAAACTCGCGCTCTACGAAGCCGAGGCTGCGGCAACGCAGGACGAGCGGGAAGAACAGGACGGCAGCCGGCAAGCGCCGGCGGAGGTCGAGCGATGA
- the coaD gene encoding pantetheine-phosphate adenylyltransferase, with the protein MKSSFAVYPGSFDPMTNGHLDILRRALVVFKEVRIAVAYNQEKPSGLFTPPERVTIIQEVVAEFGPRVTADAFHGLLTDYCRRIGAGTIVRGLRAVADFEYEFQMTMMNRHLAPDLETVFLMAGEQHFYTSSKLVKEVASLGGDVHGMVPDAVEPHLMMRVGRR; encoded by the coding sequence ATGAAATCCAGCTTTGCGGTCTATCCCGGATCTTTCGATCCGATGACCAACGGTCATCTCGACATCCTTCGCCGCGCGCTGGTCGTGTTCAAGGAAGTCCGCATCGCCGTTGCCTATAACCAGGAGAAACCATCCGGGCTGTTCACGCCCCCGGAGCGCGTGACCATCATCCAGGAAGTCGTCGCCGAATTTGGTCCGCGCGTGACGGCCGATGCGTTCCACGGTCTTCTGACCGACTACTGCCGCCGCATCGGCGCCGGCACGATCGTCCGCGGCCTGCGCGCCGTGGCCGACTTCGAGTACGAGTTCCAGATGACGATGATGAACCGGCATCTCGCGCCGGACCTGGAGACGGTGTTCCTGATGGCCGGCGAGCAGCACTTCTACACCAGCAGCAAGCTCGTCAAGGAAGTCGCGTCGCTCGGCGGCGACGTACACGGGATGGTACCGGATGCCGTCGAGCCGCACCTGATGATGAGGGTAGGGCGACGGTGA
- a CDS encoding pyridoxal phosphate-dependent aminotransferase, producing MSASVQSAPRLASRLARVKPSSTLAMTSKVLELQQKGVKVIGFAAGEPDFPTWESVCESAHDAIRAGEFRYTAVGGTPRLKQAIRTKLERDNALVYSDAEVIASCGGKHSLYNAMQAVLDEGDEVVIPGPYWVSYPDMAALSGGVAKIAMASEANGFLLTPAELEAALTPATKLVVLNSPSNPTGATYSEEQIAALARVLAKHSCWVIVDDVYEMIRYDGTHPRHLVTLEPSLRDRTIICNSVSKTYAMTGWRIGYTAAPTAVIRAITTLQSQSTSNPSSIAQAAAAAALSGPQELLTPMVEQFRKRRDYICERVGAIDGLSVAVPGGAFYVFINGRDVFAKAGVTDGDGLALRLLEGAEVGVVGGNDFGSRDHFRISYATSMEMIERGMDSIERYLGSL from the coding sequence ATGAGCGCGTCCGTACAGTCCGCACCTCGCCTTGCGAGCCGTCTCGCGCGCGTCAAGCCGTCGTCGACGCTCGCGATGACGTCGAAAGTGCTCGAGCTGCAGCAGAAAGGCGTCAAGGTCATCGGCTTTGCGGCCGGCGAGCCGGACTTTCCGACGTGGGAGTCGGTATGCGAATCCGCCCACGACGCGATCCGTGCAGGCGAATTCCGCTACACGGCAGTTGGCGGAACTCCAAGGCTCAAGCAGGCGATCCGCACCAAGCTCGAGCGCGACAACGCGCTCGTCTACTCGGACGCCGAAGTCATCGCGAGCTGCGGCGGAAAGCATTCGCTGTACAACGCGATGCAGGCGGTGCTCGACGAAGGCGACGAAGTCGTCATCCCCGGGCCGTACTGGGTGAGCTATCCCGACATGGCCGCGCTCTCAGGCGGTGTCGCGAAGATTGCGATGGCAAGCGAAGCCAACGGCTTCCTGCTGACGCCCGCCGAGCTCGAAGCGGCGCTTACGCCGGCGACGAAGCTCGTCGTGCTCAACAGCCCGTCCAATCCGACCGGCGCGACCTATTCGGAGGAACAGATTGCCGCGCTCGCGCGCGTGCTGGCAAAACATTCGTGCTGGGTGATCGTCGACGACGTCTACGAGATGATCCGCTACGACGGTACCCACCCGCGGCACCTGGTCACGCTCGAGCCGTCCTTGCGCGACCGCACGATCATCTGCAATTCGGTTTCGAAGACGTATGCGATGACGGGATGGCGCATCGGCTATACGGCTGCGCCGACCGCGGTGATTCGCGCGATCACGACGCTGCAGAGCCAGTCGACGTCCAATCCGAGCTCGATCGCGCAGGCCGCTGCCGCCGCTGCCCTGTCGGGCCCGCAGGAGCTGCTCACGCCAATGGTCGAACAGTTCCGCAAGCGGCGCGACTACATCTGCGAGCGCGTCGGCGCGATCGACGGCCTGTCGGTCGCGGTTCCGGGCGGAGCGTTCTACGTCTTCATCAACGGCCGCGACGTGTTCGCCAAAGCCGGCGTCACTGACGGCGACGGCCTTGCGCTGAGGCTCCTCGAAGGTGCGGAAGTCGGCGTCGTCGGCGGCAACGACTTCGGCAGCAGGGATCACTTCCGCATCTCGTACGCGACCTCGATGGAAATGATCGAGCGCGGCATGGACAGCATCGAGCGCTATCTCGGTTCGCTTTGA
- a CDS encoding alcohol dehydrogenase catalytic domain-containing protein, whose protein sequence is MKQVILEQPGRLAVREVADPSPGPGDVVIDVRAALTCGTDLKAYRRGHPKFPCPTPFGHEASGIVIAKGKDVAGFEIGEAIMLANSAPCGNCFWCRRDEENLCETLTDELLFGAYAEQLLVPARILRRNVFAKPDGLSFEHAALLEPLSSVCFGLTKIPSRRIRGDATVLLLGSGPIAMLWLRSLQAHGAERVIVAARREARLEAARSMGAFAAIAIGEPSGLQQLEALVSEATGGRGCDSVIECTGEPAVWEMAPKLCRRGGSVVLFGGCASGTQVRFDTSRLHYDGVEISSPFHFRPRDVAEARRLLMQAGIDWSPLVSGHAALDDVPSLFARLGDAGEMKIAITADKTAATGNPQ, encoded by the coding sequence ATGAAGCAGGTCATCCTCGAGCAGCCCGGGCGCCTTGCAGTGCGCGAGGTGGCTGATCCGTCGCCGGGGCCCGGCGACGTCGTGATCGACGTGCGCGCGGCGCTGACGTGCGGCACGGATCTCAAGGCGTACCGGCGCGGACATCCGAAGTTCCCGTGCCCGACGCCGTTCGGCCACGAAGCGAGCGGCATTGTCATCGCGAAAGGAAAGGACGTCGCCGGATTCGAGATCGGCGAGGCGATCATGCTCGCCAACAGCGCGCCGTGCGGAAACTGTTTCTGGTGCCGGCGCGATGAAGAGAATCTCTGCGAGACATTGACCGACGAGCTTCTGTTCGGGGCCTACGCGGAGCAGCTGCTGGTTCCGGCCCGGATCCTGCGGCGCAACGTTTTCGCAAAGCCGGACGGGCTTTCGTTCGAGCACGCGGCGCTGCTCGAGCCGCTCTCGTCGGTATGCTTCGGGCTCACGAAAATCCCGTCGCGACGGATCCGCGGCGACGCGACCGTTCTGCTTCTCGGCAGCGGACCGATTGCAATGCTGTGGCTTCGCAGCCTCCAGGCCCACGGCGCCGAGCGCGTGATCGTGGCCGCGCGCCGCGAAGCGCGGCTCGAAGCGGCAAGAAGCATGGGCGCGTTTGCGGCCATTGCGATCGGCGAACCGTCCGGGCTGCAGCAACTCGAAGCGCTGGTCTCCGAAGCCACCGGCGGCCGCGGCTGCGATTCGGTCATCGAGTGCACCGGCGAGCCCGCCGTCTGGGAAATGGCGCCGAAGCTGTGCCGCCGCGGCGGCAGCGTCGTGCTGTTCGGCGGCTGCGCGTCGGGCACGCAGGTACGTTTCGACACCTCGCGGCTGCACTATGACGGCGTCGAGATTTCGAGCCCGTTCCATTTCCGTCCGCGCGATGTTGCCGAAGCGCGCCGGCTCCTGATGCAGGCGGGCATCGACTGGTCGCCTCTGGTCAGCGGGCACGCGGCGCTCGACGACGTTCCGTCGCTGTTCGCACGACTCGGAGATGCAGGAGAAATGAAGATCGCGATCACTGCGGACAAAACAGCCGCCACCGGAAACCCGCAATGA
- a CDS encoding alcohol dehydrogenase catalytic domain-containing protein has translation MKVARLYSATDIRVEDIERPVPGPGQALVRTRACGICTGDIMGWYLERRAPLVFGHEPAGDIIALGEGAADVVATDPDGSVRAAGYAVGDRVFVHHHAPCGVCRQCRRGRHVHCATWRRTNLVPGGMAEFFLVGAENLATDTLRLPDTMSYAAASLVEPAACAVKSLRRADLIRGDTMLVVGLGIMGMLHVVLGKAAGLRVVGADLVDFRLRRALELGADDVIDVRRTTLADGMLAMGSGEKADAVICGPGSIEAMEASIEAVAPGGRVVLFTTSKPADVLPVKPYRIYFDEISIVPSYSCGPDDTRAAFDAIESGVIREQDLITHRFGLASIREAFDKAAQVEEALKTIVEFDASGERRA, from the coding sequence ATGAAAGTCGCACGCCTCTACAGCGCGACCGATATCCGCGTCGAGGACATCGAGCGGCCGGTGCCGGGGCCCGGCCAGGCGCTCGTGCGGACTCGCGCATGCGGCATCTGCACCGGCGACATCATGGGCTGGTATCTGGAGCGGCGCGCGCCGCTTGTGTTCGGCCACGAGCCGGCCGGCGACATCATCGCGCTCGGCGAAGGCGCGGCCGACGTGGTGGCGACCGATCCGGACGGATCCGTGCGCGCCGCGGGTTACGCCGTCGGCGATCGCGTGTTCGTGCATCACCATGCGCCGTGCGGCGTGTGCCGTCAGTGCCGGCGCGGCCGTCACGTGCACTGCGCGACGTGGCGCCGCACCAATCTGGTTCCCGGCGGCATGGCCGAGTTCTTCCTGGTCGGCGCCGAGAACCTCGCGACCGACACGCTGCGGCTTCCGGATACGATGAGCTATGCGGCGGCGAGCCTGGTCGAGCCGGCAGCGTGTGCAGTCAAGTCGCTCAGGCGCGCGGATCTGATCCGCGGCGACACGATGCTCGTCGTCGGACTCGGCATCATGGGAATGCTTCACGTGGTGTTAGGCAAGGCCGCGGGTCTGCGCGTCGTCGGCGCGGATCTCGTCGACTTCCGCCTGCGAAGGGCGCTCGAGCTCGGGGCGGACGATGTGATCGACGTACGCAGGACGACACTCGCCGACGGAATGCTTGCGATGGGCTCCGGGGAGAAGGCCGACGCGGTCATCTGCGGCCCCGGATCGATCGAAGCGATGGAAGCCAGCATCGAAGCGGTCGCGCCCGGCGGACGCGTGGTGCTGTTCACGACGTCGAAGCCCGCCGACGTCCTTCCGGTCAAACCGTACCGGATCTACTTCGACGAGATCTCGATCGTGCCGAGTTATTCGTGCGGACCCGACGACACGCGCGCGGCGTTCGATGCGATCGAAAGTGGCGTGATTCGCGAGCAGGACCTGATCACCCATCGCTTCGGCCTCGCCAGCATCCGCGAAGCGTTCGACAAGGCGGCCCAGGTGGAAGAGGCGCTCAAGACCATCGTCGAGTTCGACGCGTCCGGCGAGAGACGGGCGTAA